From Panicum hallii strain FIL2 chromosome 2, PHallii_v3.1, whole genome shotgun sequence, a single genomic window includes:
- the LOC112880777 gene encoding putative F-box protein At1g47765, protein MALSKPLAAPEGRTMPALAASNAGVLPADAVYEILLRVPAKDLCRFRAVCRPWRSLLSDPHFIAAHAAHHPGPLIVAGCHTTSPEHVGSFATSWTSLGASLSGQFSCGSLPSSMDLWFLIDLEKQLWVKQHSINVNLSVMHAEQKVLPSAAASYAFI, encoded by the exons ATGGCCTTGTCGaagccgctcgccgcgccggaAGGGCGCACCATGCCCGCTCTGGCCGCCTCGAACGCCGGCGTCCTGCCCGCGGACGCCGTCTACGAGATCCTGCTGCGCGTCCCGGCCAAGGACCTCTGCCGCTTCCGCGCCGTCTGCCGGCCGTGGCGGTCCCTCCTCTCCGACCCGCACTTCATCGCCGCGCACGCGGCCCATCACCCTGGGCCACTGATCGTCGCCGGCTGCCACACGACCAGTCCGGAACATGTGGGATCCTTTGCGACATCATGGACCTCTCTGGGCGCGTCGTTAAGCGG GCAGTTTAGTTGTGGTTCACTGCCATCATCCATGGACTTATGGTTTCTGATTGACCTTGAGAAGCAATTATGGGTCAAACAGCATAGCATAAACGTTAACTTGAGTGTCATGCATGCCGA GCAGAAAGTCTTACCATCTGCTGCTGCATCTTATGCTTTTATCTAG
- the LOC112880778 gene encoding uncharacterized protein LOC112880778, with translation MATSTPSSNASASASQTRASGSGSGSGSGSVGSVTVTDPRAPLWDHVNILEKAKPGASGGKILWQCKYCKISKATSYTRVEAHLLQMKNKGVALCPKVSYEMLSDMRREVQRCKELVERERTRYVPLPTGPAPSTSNATTAMKKKRGPASALEKAWDLDNRRHLDALLARAFYSGGISFNFARNPYFREAISFACSHDLNGYVGPGYNKYRESLLVQERRHIERLLESSKSVWPEKGVTICCDGWSDPQRRPIINFLAVCDKSPMFLRADNCQGEIKTKEYIADKLRGIIEEVGRQNMVQIITDNASNCKGAGLILEAEFDNIFWTPCVVHTLNLAMKSICEPKPPKNNSSDDELFIWSELEFMHNVKSEAQMIKNFIMNHGMRLSMFNEFSDLKLLFIAETRYYTKKWLEEGVGRVPPHKDKEVSQMRMQCFKKFFRNPEELAQSAEDLVFVHSNLRHLSRKTDAYKKEETRLWDISGDLWDSMGGVGLLEVADLSLDEPELHALSFGLGALSIHEATAAAAANEEDGDELASINCNWDSTS, from the exons ATGGCAACATCAACTCCATCAAGCAATGCTAGTGCAAGTGCAAGTCAAACTCGTGCAAGTGGTAGTGGTAGTGGTAGTGGTAGTGGTAGTGTAGGATCTGTGACTGTAACAGATCCAAGGGCTCCTCTATGGGATCATGTCAACATTTTAGAGAAAGCTAAACCAGGTGCATCTGGAGGCAAAATTCTGTGGCAATGCAAGTACTGCAAAATCTCCAAAGCCACCAGCTACACTAGAGTTGAAGCTCACTTGCTGCAGATGAAGAACAAGGGGGTTGCTTTGTGTCCCAAAGTGTCATATGAAATGCTCTCTGACATGCGGAGGGAAGTTCAAAGGTGTAAAGAACTTGTTGAAAGAGAAAGAACACGCTATGTTCCCTTGCCTACTGGTCCTGCTCCTTCAACTTCAAATGCAACAACTGCcatgaagaagaagagagggccTGCTTCTGCATTGGAGAAGGCTTGGGACTTGGACAACCGCAGGCATTTGGATGCTTTACTTGCAAGAGCTTTTTACTCTGGAGGGATATCTTTCAATTTTGCAAGGAATCCATATTTTAGAGAGGCTATTTCCTTTGCTTGCAGCCATGACTTGAATGGTTATGTAGGTCCTGGGTACAACAAATACAGGGAGTCACTATTGGTGCAGGAAAGGAGGCACATAGAGAGATTATTGGAGAGTTCAAAGAGTGTATGGCCAGAGAAGGGTGTGACAATCTGTTGTGATGGTTGGTCAGACCCACAAAGGCGACCAATCATCAACTTTCTTGCTGTTTGTGACAAATCCCCCATGTTCTTGAGGGCTGATAACTGTCAAGGAgaaatcaagacaaaagaataCATTGCTGATAAGTTGAGAGGTATTATTGAGGAAGTAGGTCGACAAAATATGGTCCAAATCATCACAGACAACGCTTCAAATTGCAAAGGTGCGGGTCTCATTTTGGAAGCTGAGTTTGATAACATATTTTGGACACCATGTGTTGTGCATACTCTTAATCTTGCTATGAAAAGTATATGTGAGCCTAAACCACCAAAGAATAATTCTTCTGATGATGAATTGTTTATTTGGTCTGAACTTGAGTTTATGCACAATGTTAAAAGTGAAGCTCAGATGATAAAGAATTTTATAATGAATCATGGCATGAGACTATCAATGTTCAATGAGTTTAGTGATTTGAAGCTATTGTTTATTGCTGAAACAAG ATATTATACTAAAAAGTGGCTTGAAGAAGGTGTTGGCCGTGTTCCTCCCCACAAGGATAAAGAGGTATCACAAATGAGGATGCAATGCTTCAAGAAATTCTTTCGGAACCCAGAAGAATTGGCTCAA AGTGCTGAGGATTTAGTCTTTGTGCATTCTAATCTAAGGCATCTCTCAAGAAAAACCGATGCATACAAGAAAGAGGAGACAAGGCTGTGGGATATTTCAGGAGATTTATGGGACTCAATGGGTGGTGTAGGTCTTCTTGAAGTGGCTGATTTGTCCCTTGATGAGCCTGAATTGCATGCTCTTTCTTTTGGACTTGGTGCTCTCTCTATTCATGaagctactgctgctgctgcagcaaaTGAAGAAGATGGAGATGAACTAGCTTCAATTAATTGTAATTGGGACTCCACTTCCTAG